The following nucleotide sequence is from Bacteroidota bacterium.
AGACTTCTCAATGCCAAGGGTACGGTAAAGTTCTTCTAAGAAATTCTGCACATAACTAACTTGAAGTTTAGAATCAGGTGTGAGGTCGCGGAATACTATTAGGAAGGAATGGTCTACGTATTCTTTAGTTTCATCGAGTGGAGGCTGCACATATGGAATGTCAATCCATTCAGCACCCATCCCACGGAATATTTCCACTCTTAATTCGGGTGGAATAGGCGACTTTGTGCCATCCACTTTCCATGGAATGGCTATCTCAGCATATACTGCAACAGTTTCTTTTTCCTTGCTTTTTAGGAAAGCTATCAGTTCTGTTATCTGGTTAAACAGTTTCTTTCCAAGTCCGGACTTTCGAACGTTTGAATCAACAATTATGTAGGCCAATAATATGCTTTTGCTTTTTGGAAAGTATTCAAGTACAATGCCCCCAGTTACTTTTTTTTCGTCATTTTCTTCCCGACTGACGAAAATATGAGTTTCGAATTTTTTGTTTTCTGGAGGTTGGCTCAATTGATTGATCCATTCATCAGGATTGGTGCGCTCATCTGGATCCGTAAAACCATCGACGTATAGCTTGATAAATGAGTCAAGAGTATTTTTATCAGAATCGGCAAAATTGCCGTTGTGAAAGTGAATTATAGCCATGGAAGGTGTTTTAAATGGAAGTGCAATATAATAAAAACCATTAATATGTTTTGAATGCTTAAGATTGATTACCGGTTATGAGTTATTGAAATCACGAAGAATCATTTTGCTTGACTTTGACAGCTTTTTTATTTGTATGCCAGAATATCGGGCAGGCGTTATAGCTGATTACGCAGTGGAGTGAAATGCCGGTTTGAGAAAAATTGAGTGAATGGTGAGTGGCTTTTTTATCAACCCTTGTTTTTGTCTAACTCAGATTAATTTCATAGTATTGCAGAAATAAAAACGATGTTATGATTAAAGTTGAAGGCCGACTTTGGGTGAACTCAGGCGAACTTCCGCTTTTGGGTATTGGCCGGATTGAGCTTCTTGAAAAAATAGGAGAGCTGGGCTCCTTGCGTAAAGCCGCCGCCGAAATGAAAATGTCGTACCGTCAGGCATGGTTCAATATTAATGAAATGAATACCAATGCCGGCAAACCTCTTGTGATTCTGAAAAGAGGTGGTAAAGATGGCGGTATTGCTGAAGTCACCAAAACAGGGCGCAACGTTATCAAGCAGTTTCGGCAACTACAGAAGGATTTCAATATTTTCCTGAAAGAAAAATCAAAATCTTTTAAAATTTAATTTGGAAATTTAAACTCATTTGATATACTTTTGCCGTCGTTATACTTATACAGGTATAACGACTCGGGAAGCGGTACTTACTGAATTATTTAAAAATTTGTGACGTTTTGTTGAAAAAAAATAATACACATCAAGCTTAGCGTTATTCCCTTGAAGATATAACCAATAAATAGTAATGTTCAATTAATTTAAATTGATTATCGTATGAAAAAACTTTTAAACCTCGCAATGTGCTTCGCATTTTTAATGTTTGGATCATCATTATTTGCACAGGACACCGTTGTTGGCTGGACGTTTCCGTCAACATCAGCCGATTCAATTGTTGACGTGAGTATCTCACTGAACGCTTCAAGGTACTTAAGCTGTCAGTATGGTACATGGGCAGCACCCAGCTATCATGGAATTACATCTTATTATATTCTTACAGGTGCCGACGGCGGAACAGATAAATGTGCATCATCCGTTGGCTGGAACGACGGTGCTGACTCTGTTTACTGGATGGTGAAATTCAAAACGACAGGTTATCAGAATCTGCAGCTTTCATCAAAAATGTCTTCCAATGCCGGTTTCCCCGGTCCAAGAGACTTTAAAGCACAGTATAAACTTCCGGGTTCCGGAAATCCCTGGGTTGACATTACAGGCGGTACTTTTCAGGTTGCAGCCGACTGGACAACCGGTGTGTTGACCAATGTTTCACTGCCTGCTGCCCTCGATAATCAAGGCGGTCAGGTTTCAGTCAGATGGTTGCAGACTTCGAATTTTGATATTAATGGTGGTACTTTGGCAGCCACCGGTGTTTCCATGCTCGACAATATCGTTGTAACCGGTCAGGTTATTTCAGGAGTTGATATGTTAGACACCCGGCAGGCTGTGAGCATTTATCCGAATCCCTGCAAAGGCAGTTTTTACGTTGAGAATGCTGATGCCGGCTGTCAGCTTGCCGTTTTCAACATGACCGGCAGCTGTGTCTTTGCAAAAAATAACGTGACAAACGAAAAAATTGAACTTCAAGGTTTTGTTCCGGGTTTCTATGTTGTTAAAATCACGAATTCCGATAATGAAACAACGAATTTCAAATTGATTGTTGAATAAAATCCTTTCTGATAAAATCAGAGAAATTGATTTTTTGAACAGTTCCGCTTGCATGCGGGACTGTTCTCAATTTTAAAGCAGGACAAAATGAGAAGCAAACAGTACATTATTATTTTGACATCAGTATTACTGATAGTCTTCACGGCAGGATGTAAAAAAGAAAAGGAAAAACTTCCACCCGTCATAAGTTTTAAGATGGGCAGCAGTTACACACAGAACGGTGATGTAGTAATGGTGGGTCACAGATTGTATTTTGGAATACAGGCTACCGGCGTAAGTGAGGTTCTTACCAATTTTACGATTAAGAAAACGCTGGATGACGGCACTGTAATTACGGTACTTGACAGCGGCCTGTACGCTTCTGACCTTGACGTGAATAAAATTTTATACCAGAATGTGGAATCTAAGGTTACGTGGACATTTGCCGTGATGGACAGGAACCGTATGAGCGCTGAAATCTCACTGGTGGTGAATAAAGACCCCAATTCAACTTTCGGCGGAATCTATTATTATCCATCGCTGAAATTAGGCTATCAGAACAATTTAATATACGGGCATTTTGCATCTCCTGCCGGAGGCAGGGTTTATTTCAACGACAGCGCCAGCCTTTTGTGCAATCAGATTGATATTCTTACCTATTATATCGTCAGCGACGGTTTGCCATCACCGGTGCTTTCCTCTCCCAGCGAAATGGACAATGCAAGTCTGGAAGCCCAGACGTATTATCCGTTTATTGCCAACTGGCAACCTAGAAATTACACATTGTGGGACATCAGTGTCGATAATACACCTGTTACGGCTTCTGCCTTTGAGCAGGCTCATAACGACAGCCTGCTAATTGTTTCATACCACGATGTATGGGGCAAAAAGAAATTCAGATGGGCTACCGCCGGTCGTGTTATTCCATTTCTTACAGCCGGTGGAAAAAAAGGCTTAATCAAGGTAATCAATGCCGATGAAGTTGATAACGGGGCCATGGAAATTGCCGTAAAAATTCAACAGTAATCTCAAATTTTCAAATAACACCATTGGTTTTGGGCTTATTCCGGTTCTTTCATCTCAATATTAACTCAAAGTCAGCATCTTTACGTTGTTGCCCGGCAGCTGCTGTTATGATGACCCTATTGCTGCATGCTGTGCCTTGCTTCAGTCAAACTTCTCAAAGTGCGGAAATTTCGGGCAACATCACCGATGCTTCCGGAAAACGTGCACTTGTAAACGCAAATATTGTTCTGTCTGAGAAAAATCTGGGAACGCTTTCCGACGGTAAAGGAAATTATTTGCTTAATGACATTCCTCCGGGAGCCTATACCCTGAATGTTAGTTTTGTCGGATACAGGACATATCGTAAGAAAATTGAACTGAAAAAAAATGAGCGGATGCATCTCAACATTTACCTGAAAGATACCGTAATTTCATC
It contains:
- a CDS encoding LysR family transcriptional regulator, which gives rise to MIKVEGRLWVNSGELPLLGIGRIELLEKIGELGSLRKAAAEMKMSYRQAWFNINEMNTNAGKPLVILKRGGKDGGIAEVTKTGRNVIKQFRQLQKDFNIFLKEKSKSFKI
- a CDS encoding T9SS type A sorting domain-containing protein, whose protein sequence is MKKLLNLAMCFAFLMFGSSLFAQDTVVGWTFPSTSADSIVDVSISLNASRYLSCQYGTWAAPSYHGITSYYILTGADGGTDKCASSVGWNDGADSVYWMVKFKTTGYQNLQLSSKMSSNAGFPGPRDFKAQYKLPGSGNPWVDITGGTFQVAADWTTGVLTNVSLPAALDNQGGQVSVRWLQTSNFDINGGTLAATGVSMLDNIVVTGQVISGVDMLDTRQAVSIYPNPCKGSFYVENADAGCQLAVFNMTGSCVFAKNNVTNEKIELQGFVPGFYVVKITNSDNETTNFKLIVE